A stretch of Lactuca sativa cultivar Salinas chromosome 6, Lsat_Salinas_v11, whole genome shotgun sequence DNA encodes these proteins:
- the LOC111886932 gene encoding autophagy-related protein 8f encodes MAKSLFKQEHDLEKRRAEAARIREKYPDRIPVIVEKGERSDVPNIDKKKYLVPADLTVGQFVYVIRKRIKLSAEKAIFIFVDNALPPTGAIMSAIYEEKKDDDGFLYVTYSGENTFGDD; translated from the exons ATGGCAAAGAGTTTATTCAAGCAAGAACATGATCTTG AAAAAAGGAGAGCAGAGGCTGCTAGAATTAGAGAGAAATACCCTGATAGGATTCCT GTGATTGTGGAGAAAGGGGAGAGAAGTGATGTTCCTAACATCGATAAGAAAAA GTACCTTGTTCCAGCTGATTTGACTGTTGGTCAATTTGTTTATGTGATACGTAAAAGGATTAAACTGAGTGCTGAGAAGGCCATATTCATCTTTGTTGACAATGCTCTGCCCCCAACAG GGGCAATTATGTCCGCGATATATGAAGAAAAGAAGGACGATGATGGTTTCTTGTATGTTACCTACAGTGGAGAGAACACGTTTGGAGACGATTga